In Sporosarcina psychrophila, a genomic segment contains:
- a CDS encoding YlbF family regulator, translating into MMTDEWITIIEDAEDLTAMLLSSEAVAEYRKAHDDVYSDNELVKSIQEFTAMKERYEEVQRFGRYHPDHNIVMKSIRVQKRELDMNERVAALRLAENDVQFIFDEIGSIIAKSVSDEVKVPAGSAFFSDSSCGGSCGTGGGCSCSA; encoded by the coding sequence ATGATGACAGACGAATGGATCACCATCATTGAAGATGCAGAAGACTTAACGGCAATGTTGCTCTCTTCTGAAGCGGTAGCTGAATACCGCAAAGCCCATGATGATGTCTATTCAGACAATGAACTTGTGAAGTCAATTCAAGAGTTCACGGCAATGAAGGAACGTTATGAAGAAGTTCAACGATTCGGAAGATACCATCCGGATCATAATATAGTAATGAAAAGCATCCGCGTACAAAAACGTGAGCTTGATATGAACGAACGGGTTGCGGCTCTTCGATTGGCTGAGAATGACGTTCAATTTATATTTGACGAAATTGGTTCAATTATCGCTAAATCGGTTTCGGATGAAGTAAAAGTTCCGGCTGGCAGTGCATTCTTTTCCGACTCATCTTGCGGAGGAAGTTGCGGCACCGGCGGAGGCTGTTCGTGTTCGGCTTAA